The following are encoded together in the Chloroflexota bacterium genome:
- a CDS encoding DUF302 domain-containing protein, which translates to MAKTITEYAFRTKLNLPYEQAVEKVVGALKQEGFGVLTEIDVKATLKKKLDIDFRRYVILGACNPSLAHQALNTELEIGLLLPCNVIVYEEDGGSVVSIVDPISMLGVVENPDLDSIAREARARLQRVIEAVQD; encoded by the coding sequence AAAGACGATAACCGAGTACGCATTTCGAACGAAGCTGAACCTACCATACGAGCAGGCCGTGGAGAAGGTGGTCGGAGCATTGAAGCAGGAAGGGTTCGGCGTATTGACGGAGATCGATGTGAAGGCGACGCTGAAGAAGAAGTTGGATATCGACTTCCGCAGGTACGTCATCTTGGGCGCCTGCAACCCATCGCTGGCCCATCAGGCGCTGAACACGGAGCTGGAGATCGGGCTGCTGCTGCCATGCAACGTCATCGTCTACGAAGAGGACGGCGGCAGCGTTGTGTCCATCGTGGATCCCATCTCCATGTTGGGGGTTGTGGAGAATCCGGATCTGGATTCGATAGCTCGTGAAGCACGAGCCCGGCTGCAACGAGTGATCGAGGCAGTGCAGGACTGA